One segment of Salvelinus alpinus chromosome 1, SLU_Salpinus.1, whole genome shotgun sequence DNA contains the following:
- the LOC139568305 gene encoding olfactory receptor 8G17-like, translated as MCFTSFLSFLSSSLRHSMFNLTYNSYMLQLEGLKVTEETMYPVFIILFFSYVIIMFTNVGIVVLISMEKSLHQPMYILFCNLSFNDIIGNSITFPRLLADILVPASERYITYSECVVQAFCTQMFGTTSHTILMIMAFDRYVAICNPLRYSTIMTNKMVIRLSVSAWGVAIVLVGILLGLTIRLSRCRSMILNPFCDNASLFKLSCESVLINNMYGLTFTVVLFVSSIGSIALTYMKIAAECLTRKNKAMNSKALKTCSTHLTVYMIMLISGSIIIILHRFPQYSDYRKVAALLFHIIPGSLNPIIYGLQSKEIRKVVVNMSCSRKVSP; from the coding sequence ATGTGTTTCAcatcttttctctctttcctctcctcctctctcagacaTTCGATGTTTAACCTGACCTACAACAGCTACATGCTCCAGCTGGAGGGGTTAAAGGTAACGGAGGAGACCATGTACCCTGTCTTTATCATCCTCTTCTTCTCCTACGTCATCATCATGTTTACCAATGTGGGAATAGTGGTCCTCATCTCCATGGAGAAGAGCCTGCACCAGCCCATGTACATCCTCTTCTGTAACCTGTCCTTCAACGACATCATCGGCAACTCCATCACGTTCCCCCGTCTGCTGGCAGACATCCTCGTCCCTGCCTCTGAGCGCTACATTACCTACTCAGAGTGTGTGGTCCAGGCCTTCTGCACACAAATGTTTGGGACGACCTCTCATACAATACTGATGATCATGGCCTTTGATAGGTATGTGGCCATCTGCAACCCCCTGCGATATTCCACCATCATGACCAACAAAATGGTTATAAGGTTGTCTGTGTCTGCCTGGGGGGTGGCCATAGTCTTAGTGGGGATCCTGCTGGGCCTCACTATCCGCCTGTCACGCTGCAGGTCGATGATATTAAACCCTTTCTGCGATAACGCCTCGTTATTCAAGCTCTCCTGCGAGAGTGTGTTGATCAACAACATGTATGGCCTCACCTTCACCGTTGTCCTCTTCGTCTCCTCAATTGGCAGCATCGCACTGACCTACATGAAGATCGCAGCCGAGTGCCTTACCAGGAAGAACAAGGCTATGAACAGTAAGGCCCTGAAGACCTGCAGCACACATCTGACTGTGTACATGATCATGCTGATTAGTGgttccatcatcatcatcctgcACCGTTTTCCTCAGTACTCAGACTACAGGAAGGTGGCAGCCCTGCTCTTCCATATCATCCCCGGGAGCCTGAACCCCATCATATACGGCCTTCAGTCCAAAGAGATACGCAAAGTAGTAGTCAATATGTCCTGCTCCAGGAAAGTTTCACCTTGA